In Leptotrichia sp. oral taxon 221, the DNA window TTTTATGTTAATAGACGTAATAAGGGCGAATTTATTGGGAAAAGAGGGAAAAATATCAAGAAATATAAAAGGATTTTTGGAAATATTATAATAAAAGAAATATAAATGTTATGTAAAATCTAAGTTCAATAAAGTATAATAGAAATGTTAAATAATTTATAAAAAATATAGATTAATAGGAGATATAAAATGTATGCAGTAAAAAAATTTTTAGAATATTTTAGACCAAAAGTAAATAGAGCGTTTCAAAATGAAGCATTGAAAATTCTTAATGAAAAAGAAAAAAAGATTTTTTTAGAAATGTCAAAATATGATAAATTTCATTGTTTGGAGGTTTATAAAAAAGTTAAAAGAACGAAATTGAAAAATAAAGAAGTTTATTTAAAATTGGCACTTTTACATGATTGTGGTAAGGAAAATGCTAATTTTTTGATTAGAGTGTTACATAAATTTGGTTTTAAAACATCATTGAGAGAACATTCTCAAAATAGTTTTTTAAAATTAGAAAAAATTAATAAAGAATTGGCAAATTTAGCGAAGAATCATCATGTTAAAAATTTTTCTGAAGACATGGATATTTTTCAGGAATGTGATGATGCTAGTTAAAATATAAGTGTAAGGAAATAAAAATTAGAAATGGAGAAAATAAAAGAAAATTTAGAAAATAAAATTATTTTTTTGGAAGATGAAGAAGCTATAAAGAAAAATGAAGAACAGATAGTTAAAGTTGAAGAGGATGATTCTGGAGAGAGAATTGATAGTTATTTGTCTAAGAAGATGGATTTAACTAGGACTAGAATTAAGCAATTAATTAAAGATGAAAATGTTTTAGTTAATGGGAAAAAGGCAAAACCAGCTTATAAAGTGGAAAGAGATGATGAGATATCAGTTATAATTCCAGAATTGGAGGATATTGAAATAAATTCTGAAAATATTCCGATAAATATTGTTTATGAAGATAGTGATTTGGCAGTTATAAACAAATCAGCAGGAATGGTCGTTCATCCGGCGCATGGACATCATTCAGGAACTTTGGTTAATGCTATTTTGTATCACATAAAAGATTTGTCTGGAATAAATGGAGAGATTCGACCAGGTATTGTTCATAGGCTTGATAAAGATACAAGTGGACTTTTGATAATTGCTAAAAATGATAAAGCTCATTTAAGTTTAGCGAAAATGTTTCAAGACAAAATAATTAAAAAGACGTATTTAGCAATTTTAAAGGGAAAATTAAATAAAAATAGCGGAAGAATTGTTACAAAAATAGGTCGAGATAAGAATGATAGGAAAAAAATGACAGTTCTAGATTCGTTAGAAAATGGGAAAATAGCAATATCAAATTTTGAAGTTTTGGATAAAAATGAAAAGTTTACATTGGTAAAAGTTCATATTGAGACTGGAAGAACGCATCAAATAAGAGTTCATATGAAATATTTGGGATATCCTATTTTGGGTGATAGCATTTATGGACGTTCAGACAGTGAAAAAAGGCAAATGTTACATGCATATAAACTTGAATTTTTACATCCGATTACAAATGTGCCTGTGGAATTTATCGGAAAATTACCAAAAGATTTTAAAAATGCTTTAAAAAAATGTAATTTAAAGTTTGATGAAAATATTGAGATTATATAGGTTTGGATTGAGGGAAAAATGGTAAAAGAAAAATCGACATTAAAAAAGAGAAATGAAGAATCTGAAATAGATTTGAAAAAATTTGATGAGGGATATCATAAAATAATCGTGGGAATTGATGAGGCAGGGAGAGGACCGTTAGCGGGACCTGTTGTAGCGAGTGCAGTTATTGTGCAAGAATATTTTGATGAATTGAAAGAAATTAATGATTCGAAAAAATTATCAGAAAAGAAAAGAGAGAAACTTTTTGATTTGATCAATAAGAGATGTATAGTTGGGGTTGGAATTGCATCAGAAAAAGAGATTGATGAGATTAATATTTTGAATGCGACTTTTTTAGCTATGCGTCGTGCAATTGAAAAAATTCATGAGAAAGCAGAATTTGATATTGTTTTAGTTGATGGAAATCATAAAATTCGAGAATATGAAGGGGAGCAGGAAGCTATAGTAAAAGGAGATGGAAAGTCACTTTCTATTGCAGCGGCATCGATAATTGCGAAAGTAACTAGAGATAGAATGCTAGTTGAAGCTGCTAAGAAATATCCTGATTATAAGTTTGAGAAACATAAAGGATATGGAACAAAGTTGCATAGGGAAATATTGCTTAGTAAGGGGCCTTCTGAATATCATCGAAAAACTTTTTTAAAAAAAATTTTAGGGGAATAGAATTATATTTAGACTGGTTTAAATGGGGTGGATTTTGTGAAAAATAAAAGGGAAATAGGGTTTGAGTATGAAAAAATTGCGAAGGAATATCTCGAAGAAAATGGATTAATTTATGTTACAAGTAATTATTATTCAAAATTTGGAGAGATAGATTTAATATTTTTGGAAGAAATGACGGAAACATTGATTTTTGTGGAAGTTAAGTATAGAAAAAATGATAATCATGGAAATGCGTTAGAGATGGTTACCAAAAGTAAACAAAAGAAAATAATTTGTACATCGAATGTATATATTTTTAAAAATCAGTGGAATAAAAATATCAGATACGATATTGTTGGAATAGATGGTTTTTCAAAAAATATAAATTGGGTGAAAAATGCATTCTGAGGTGAAATATGAAAAATAATGAAAAGTGTTTGAAATGCGGTTCTACTCTTTGCGAAATAAAAACAACAGTGTTACCGACAAAAAAAATGGGAGATACAAAAATTTCTTTAGATAAATTTTATTTAAAGATTTGTCAGAATTGTGGTTATAGTGAAATGTACTCGGCAAAAGTAATTGAAAAAAGTAAAAAAGCAGCTAAAACAACAGTTTGATGAAATAATATTTAATTTTAAAAGTCTTTTGTTCAAAAATAAAGATATATTTTCAGGGAGAGAATTAGTTGAGTACGGAATTGTATCAAAAGAAAGTAAAAATAGACTTTTTGATACAAAAAATTTAAGAAGTTTGAATAATATTTATTATATTTGGGATTATACAGAAGATTTTAAAAAATTAATTTTTGCATATAAATATAAAAGAAATAAGGCTATTTCAAAATTAATAGCAGAATTAATAGAGGAAGAATTTAAGTTTATTTTAAAAAATGAAAAAATAGATTTGGTCGTAAGTGTTCCTGTGAATAAAAAGCGGAAAAATGATAGAGGATACAATCAAGTGGATGAGATTCTTAATCAATTGAAAGTTAGTTATGTTCAGTTGGAGCGTGTAAAAAATACTAAAAAAATGTCTGATTTATTGGATGAAAAATTGAGAGAACAAAATATTAAAGGTGCGTTTAAAGTGCAAAATAATATAGATTTTAAAAATAAAAATATATTGCTGTTTGATGATATAATAACAACAGGTGCAACTTT includes these proteins:
- a CDS encoding zinc ribbon domain-containing protein; amino-acid sequence: MKNNEKCLKCGSTLCEIKTTVLPTKKMGDTKISLDKFYLKICQNCGYSEMYSAKVIEKSKKAAKTTV
- a CDS encoding ComF family protein; translation: MKKVKKQLKQQFDEIIFNFKSLLFKNKDIFSGRELVEYGIVSKESKNRLFDTKNLRSLNNIYYIWDYTEDFKKLIFAYKYKRNKAISKLIAELIEEEFKFILKNEKIDLVVSVPVNKKRKNDRGYNQVDEILNQLKVSYVQLERVKNTKKMSDLLDEKLREQNIKGAFKVQNNIDFKNKNILLFDDIITTGATLKEIKNSILGMYSKEEDRKNIKVTVFCLAAAREIKVNKGEI
- a CDS encoding HD domain-containing protein, with product MYAVKKFLEYFRPKVNRAFQNEALKILNEKEKKIFLEMSKYDKFHCLEVYKKVKRTKLKNKEVYLKLALLHDCGKENANFLIRVLHKFGFKTSLREHSQNSFLKLEKINKELANLAKNHHVKNFSEDMDIFQECDDAS
- a CDS encoding ribonuclease HII, encoding MVKEKSTLKKRNEESEIDLKKFDEGYHKIIVGIDEAGRGPLAGPVVASAVIVQEYFDELKEINDSKKLSEKKREKLFDLINKRCIVGVGIASEKEIDEINILNATFLAMRRAIEKIHEKAEFDIVLVDGNHKIREYEGEQEAIVKGDGKSLSIAAASIIAKVTRDRMLVEAAKKYPDYKFEKHKGYGTKLHREILLSKGPSEYHRKTFLKKILGE
- a CDS encoding RluA family pseudouridine synthase, whose protein sequence is MEKIKENLENKIIFLEDEEAIKKNEEQIVKVEEDDSGERIDSYLSKKMDLTRTRIKQLIKDENVLVNGKKAKPAYKVERDDEISVIIPELEDIEINSENIPINIVYEDSDLAVINKSAGMVVHPAHGHHSGTLVNAILYHIKDLSGINGEIRPGIVHRLDKDTSGLLIIAKNDKAHLSLAKMFQDKIIKKTYLAILKGKLNKNSGRIVTKIGRDKNDRKKMTVLDSLENGKIAISNFEVLDKNEKFTLVKVHIETGRTHQIRVHMKYLGYPILGDSIYGRSDSEKRQMLHAYKLEFLHPITNVPVEFIGKLPKDFKNALKKCNLKFDENIEII
- a CDS encoding YraN family protein — encoded protein: MKNKREIGFEYEKIAKEYLEENGLIYVTSNYYSKFGEIDLIFLEEMTETLIFVEVKYRKNDNHGNALEMVTKSKQKKIICTSNVYIFKNQWNKNIRYDIVGIDGFSKNINWVKNAF